In Methanobacterium sp., the DNA window TAATTGCAAAATCGGCATTCCCGTTTAATGAGAAGTAACCTAAAGCGCCAGCATAGGGTCCTCTTGCAATTCCTTCAAGTTCGTTTATTATTTCCATTGCCCTTATTTTAGGGGCGCCGCTTACGGTTCCTGCAGGGAAAATGGAGCCAAATGCATCAACAGCAGTCATATTTTTCCTTAATTTTCCTGTTACGCGGGAAACAATATGTTGAACGTGTGAAAACTTCTTTACTGTCATGTATTCTGGAACCTGGACAGAATCAAACTCACTTACTTTTCCCACGTCATTTCTTGCAAGATCAACAAGCATAAGATGTTCTGCAAGCTCTTTTTCATCATTTAAAAGCTCAATTTCTAATTTTTCATCTTCTACTTTGTCTTTTCCACGTTTTCTGGTCCCTGCAATTGGATATGTTTCTATATTATTATCTTCAACCCTTACAAGCATTTCCGGGCTTGAACCTATTATTTCGTGGTCTTTAAGTTTTAAATGATACATATAAGGTGAGGGGTTCATTTCACGAAGTGTTTTATAAATTGAAAGTTTATCTCCAGTAATTTCATATTCGCTGGCGTTAGAAATAACGCTTTGAAAGATTTCTCCTGATTTTATTTTTTCTTTAGCATTTATAACCATATTTTCAAATGTTTCCTTTGAAAAATTATGCTTTTTGAATTTAAACTCAATATTACCTATTTTGTAGGATTTTTTTGCTATTTCATTAATTTCATTTACTCTGTTTTCTCCAAGAGTGATATATTTACATTTATTTTGCAATCTGTCAAAGATAATAGCATCCAAGAATAAACCAAATTCAAAGTCAGGGTATGGGGAATCTTGAACTTCAATATTTTCAAAATGTTTAACTGCTTCGTAGGAAATGTAGCCTACAAGGCCACCTATGAATCCTTTTTTTAAAATATTTCCAGATATAATCTTTTTTATTTCTTCAAAAGGGTTATCTGTTTCTATTTCTTTTTCAATTCCGTTTTTTTCTATTTTTAAAATATTCCCTTTAGCTTTTAGGATTGCAACGGGCTTGAAACCTAAAACTGATAGTCTTGCAAGTCCACTGTCGCTTTCCATTGATTCAAGGAGAAAAGAGCTTTCTGAATTGTGATAAATACTTTTAAATAGTTCAAAAGGGGAATCAAAGTTTAATTCAATAATTTGTGGTTCGTTTAATTTAATATCGCCAAAAACATTCACTGCCTTTCATATTAGTTCACCATGTTATTTTAGTATAGTAAGTTGTATACTATAAAGTACTATTTAAAGCTTTATAGTACATAAATATACATTAAACAGAAGTCTTAAAATATAATAAACGACATAGCTATCTTTAGATCATATATGTACGCTGATGATAAAATAGGAGATTTCTATGTGGGAAAAAATTAAACATAAATTTGAAAAATACCCTGCCCGTATGAGTGTAGCACGGAAAATAGTGGAATATGGGCTTAAAGTAGGTGAAAATGGAAAGATTTACTGTGGCGAAATCGAAATAAATGATGTGGCTATTGCAAGGGCAACAAATGTAGATAGGAGAAGTATTAAGGCCACTGTAGATATTATACTTCAAGATGAACAGCTTGCAAAGATATTTGGAAATATTACGCCGGCAGGGCCTTTAGTTAAGAATGTTGCAAAGGATCTGGGTTTTGGAATAGTGGAAATAGAGGCTGAAGCTGAAAATCCTGGAATAATTGCAAAAGCAACAGATTTAATATCCAGTAATGGAATAAGCATAAGACAAGTACATGCAGGAGATCCAGAATTTGAGGAGAATCCTCGTCTTATTATCATAACAGAAAAACCACTTGAAGGAAACCTTATAAATGAATTTTTAAAAATTGAAGGTGTAAAAAGGGTTTCTATTTATTAGCAATGATTAAATATATAAATATTAAAAATATAAATTAAAAAAAGTTATTCAATTTAATATAACTCTTAAAATAGCATAATTTGGTGATAAACATGGATGACGTATTATTAACATTAATAGTTTGTTTGGCAGGATTCATTGGAGTATCTTTACTCATATTTGGACTAAACAGAAATGTAGAAATTTAGATATTCTTAAAATTCTTTTTTTAATTATATAAATTATTTTTTCTAAAATTTAATGGTGAATTTTATTTCGTTGCATTTTGTAAACATTTAGCTATCTGCAATTAGATTTTAATATCTTATTAATTATAAATAAATGGTTTAAAACAATAATGTGCTGATTAAAATATATAAAAAGTAAAAAAAAAAAGATTGAAATTTAAAATAAAAAATAGAAGTTAAAAAAATGATGACTTATTTATTATCTTCTTCATCTAATACTTTTAAAAGCTCTTCCCATGCTTCTAATGATTCTTTAGCTTCCTGGTCGCTTAAAACCTCTATAGCATATCCGGAATGAACAAGTACATATCGACCTACGTCAACATCTTCAACTAAATCTAATTTGGCATTCTGTCTGACTCCA includes these proteins:
- a CDS encoding HypC/HybG/HupF family hydrogenase formation chaperone; translation: MCIAAPAQIVEINDNVAVVDFGGVRQNAKLDLVEDVDVGRYVLVHSGYAIEVLSDQEAKESLEAWEELLKVLDEEDNK
- a CDS encoding amino acid-binding protein is translated as MWEKIKHKFEKYPARMSVARKIVEYGLKVGENGKIYCGEIEINDVAIARATNVDRRSIKATVDIILQDEQLAKIFGNITPAGPLVKNVAKDLGFGIVEIEAEAENPGIIAKATDLISSNGISIRQVHAGDPEFEENPRLIIITEKPLEGNLINEFLKIEGVKRVSIY
- the trpE gene encoding anthranilate synthase component I; this encodes MNVFGDIKLNEPQIIELNFDSPFELFKSIYHNSESSFLLESMESDSGLARLSVLGFKPVAILKAKGNILKIEKNGIEKEIETDNPFEEIKKIISGNILKKGFIGGLVGYISYEAVKHFENIEVQDSPYPDFEFGLFLDAIIFDRLQNKCKYITLGENRVNEINEIAKKSYKIGNIEFKFKKHNFSKETFENMVINAKEKIKSGEIFQSVISNASEYEITGDKLSIYKTLREMNPSPYMYHLKLKDHEIIGSSPEMLVRVEDNNIETYPIAGTRKRGKDKVEDEKLEIELLNDEKELAEHLMLVDLARNDVGKVSEFDSVQVPEYMTVKKFSHVQHIVSRVTGKLRKNMTAVDAFGSIFPAGTVSGAPKIRAMEIINELEGIARGPYAGALGYFSLNGNADFAITIRTLVFKGNKAKLQAGAGIVHDSVPENEYFECENKAQALIRALEIASRRKFSEFSGM